The following nucleotide sequence is from Primulina tabacum isolate GXHZ01 chromosome 2, ASM2559414v2, whole genome shotgun sequence.
GAAACCCATTTATCTACGgaattgtatatattttttttggttttttttccctcatttttcaaaaatagaaagtttattttcttaaaTGACCAAAGTCATAATCTTCATCTtagattttaataaatattaaaatgaacGATGTAAAACTCGACTCGAGCATGGAAACTTgacttatattttattatatatactcgattaatGTTGTTATATTAATGCATGAGTTAAATGTTTAAACTGGACATAAAAggaagggtttttttttttccttcccgATAGTTACACTTAGCGAAGTCTAATTAAATTGGCAATTTTCCAAGTCAATGCCAAATATTCAAAGTTGTTTTGACAATTTCTTCTTTCTCTCTCGACCCCACCATCTCCTGGTCTGAAATTCCCAATCACAGCCAATTCTCTGGCTCCAGTTGGACTTTTCTCCAGCCCCAGTCTCCGTCAACGCACGTGTTCATCACACCTGCCGACTTTCAAACCATTTTTGATTTTACCATGGTAACTTGTATATCACGCGCCAGAGATCGCTTCGACACTTTCTCTCTAAACCAGAGAGATATTCGTGAACTCCCTAAATACTcggttcggtcgaccctacccctgcggacactgcctgcaggggtcgatccaacggctcggattttttcgagccaattttttttttttttttacatgaaggtgggcccggatcactcatgtggagtgatccgcaccgttcattgcccgtgcagaGTGCCTGCACGGGTAGGATGAAACAAACCCTAAATACTCTCACTTCAGTTTCTCCAAAAGCAAACCCCACCTTTTTGCTCCAGGCAGACCTGACCCATCGATGGAAATTTCGATGAAAATCCAAGAAACCCAAAACCCATCTCTAATTAATTCTCATGGATTCAACAGCCCAACCAGCAATGGCTTCAACACCAGATCCGAACCCAACAATCCGTACCCGACCACCTTCGTCCAAGCCGACACCTCCTCCTTCAAACAAGTGGTTCAAATGCTGACTGGGTCGGCAGAGACGACCCGAATGGCTTCCAGACCGGACCCCGTGAGAAGCTCGATCCCACCAATCAAGACAGGGACAAGGAAAGATAAGCTCTTCGAGCGCAGAAACAGCCTCAAGAACCTGAAGATCAGCCCGTTGTGCCCGGGTATGGTCAACGGTAGACCCGGATTCTTATCCGGATACTCGGGTTCGCCTCGGAACGGAACTCCTGAAATCCTATCACCCAGTATTCTCGATTTCCCGTCGCTGGTCCTCAGCCCGATCACCCCTCTGATACCCGACCCGTTTAACAGGGGAACTGGTACCAACAGTTGTGATAGTAGCTTGAATATGGAAGCAGAGGATAAAGCAATCAAGGAAAAGGGATTTTACATGCACCCTTCGCCAGTGAATACCCCGAGGGACTCAGAGCCCAAACTTCTACCATTGTTTCCTCTAACCTCACATCCTAACGGAGTTGATTCTTGAGtgagtttcattttcttttttcaatttttaatttatgattttggaTGGATGACAGGATGAGTGAGTCAACTCGTGTGGCATTTCACCAATTTTTTTATAACATGAAATTTGGAAGGAAAAAAAATGTCATCTTTGCTTCTGCGTCGTCCTTTTTTCTCCTCAAATTCCTTTGCTCCTAATTTGTAGATTAAATttctataaaaatatatattttcgttttaaGATAGTATTATGAATTATTATtcttaataatattataataatttgatCGACATGAGGAAACTGAGTGGGAAAAGAGGGATTGGCCAATGGGGTTATAGCTGTGAGTGAGCAAGGAATCTTGACTTTGATGTTTTGTGTGTGATCCGATAGATTATGCCATTTGATGGATCGACAGTCGGACATTACATTATACTCTTCATCTTGCTTTGACATGAATGTGAATATAGTTAAAATCTTGTTTTACATCACCTCTGTGAAATCTTTAAGAAGATGAACCTCTGAAAACACGCAAGAACAAAGACGTGTGCGTTCgagatttgaaaatattaagaTTTAATAAATCAATGAAAGGGGTTTAACAATCTCGAGATTTAGTAACGTTAGAGAATGTCATTGATCTTAAGTTAAGTTGCATTTGTATCgatgaatttcaaaatatatttttgtaattttaaaaaattaagatgataaaattcaaatttacaaTTTACATGTATACGTAATGATACATATTAATTACGaagaattttaataaataaaaaaatgtagtGATTTTTTTTCATTCTCTTTTTCCGGTTTCAATAAGTTAGTGAATGACATTAAATGAAGTAAACTGTTGAAATGTCTTCTAGGATACTTTGTTGGCAATGTTATTAGACAACGGCTACTTGCATTTTAATGGAGTGGGAGCCATTATTACCAAAATTTGCAACCTAAATTTACTTGTCCTACGAAATTTTTGTTAGTGGTCGTCGCACTTTTTGAAATTGCCATTATAAATCCAAACTAAGACCAAAATTTGGAGTTTAATTATCGCCAAAGAAATAAGTTagattgatatttaaaactttcTTGAATATTGGTGCTTAAATGGTCAATTTTCGTTCAAAATTTAATGGGGTTCAATTGTATTTAGAAAGTGTTTGGTCTTTATTTACTTGCATGCTTTTTTCCCGAACACCACTCAAATTTCTTTTTGACTCGAAGAAATAAAGTGGAAAGGAAACCTAATTAATGAGGAAGAGAAGTGGAGCTCGTGATGATGAAATTAAGAAAGTATTTCATTGATGATAAATAAGTAAGAAATGGTTGAATTTAGATGTTGCAATTTGAAtgaaagtattttttttttggttttctaatgaaatatttttagtagtGTCTAAGatgtgtttaaaatttttaattttagtttattgaatttgattatattattatGATAGTTTATTTTAGATAGttttaaaaaaactcaaaaaaaaaaaagattagtTAAATTGaagatataaaataaaaattatacgCATGCAATAACTTGGTGCCATAATGGAGGGATTGTTAGAATGTTTAATGCAAATATGGACagttttaggtgatttttattTGGTAGAACTTTTATTTTGTGGGATAAATGGAAGTTAACTtccatttgtattttaaaattattttaatagtgataaataataaaaaaaagaagaagatagTCATATAAAAAATcacttaaaaatttttaaaaaaatagtaataataaGATGTTGAACTAAATCGTCcaaataaaatgttaaataaataaattcatcaaAAATACCGCAAAACCAAgtttaagaaaattaaattgaaataaGAAATACATactaaatggaaaaaaaaatagcAATGATAAAATTTGGGCCTTAAAAACggttcaatttcaatgataaaaGCCCGTTTTGTTGCAGCCCATTTTACAGCAAAGATTACATTCAGATCAAATGGGCCTTGAGGAACGCACCCACTTAGGTATTGGCTTTCATAAAACTGTTCACCTGGATAATTGATTTTTAATAGTTGGTAAAGTTATTGAAAATAGAAAGAATGTTATTCCAGGTATAAAATAAACTCATCCGATTAGAGCGAGGATAAATCTTAAATGCAATCAATTATGATGTAACAAAAAATTATATCGAGTTCGGTACGGTTAACCAAATCTTTTTAACTTCACGATGCCGGTCGGTCAGGGCTAGGGGACGGGTCTGTGCAGACGAAGTTAGGACACGAGATATGTTTTTGGCATGGCACCTAAGATTTTTAAGTCATTGCTCGAATCGTAGCGCATTTACCCTGCACATCTTCATTAAACATTTTCTAACATGCAATAACGAACTTAATTAAACATAATCAGAGTAATATCACAAGTCTACGAAACATGAAATCATCATAAATAATACGAATCATAAGTACGAAACATGAAatcatcataaataatatgaaaaGTAAAATGCAACACATAAGCATCTATATTCAACTGGATATGTAGTCAGTGCTTACGAAACATGAAatcatcataaataatatgaaaaGTAAAATGCAACACATAAGCATCTATATTCAACTGGATATGTAGTCAGTACTTACGTACATCTATATTGGTCTGAAGTAACATGAATGTCTACTTGCGAATTCTAAATATTATAAATCAACGACTTATCATGTCGTAAGCATTATCCCCGAATTATAACAAAGGCCATCAAATCATACTTTCGTCTGTCGTCAACCCTCTGGGGTTGATAGCCTCACGGCTCGATCCTCGAGTCACCGCTTACTCTGTGAGCTATACGCAACTCGTACACACTTTGGAAACGGCTAGAAATGCTCACAATATAGACTAAATTCGAGAGAAAGGCATGCACAAGATATGAAAATTCTGAATCCCGAGTGCCCAATTTAAAGACCGAGTTAGGACGTTTCGAACTCTAAGTGTCATCTTAGGTTTGACACCTCAATGTTCGGACGCTCCGATCTCTCCTTCGAAAGCTCCGAACTCCTACTTGTCTATGCTCATTTGATGTGATACTTCGAAAGTTCTGAGCATCCGTTCGAATGTTTTTATATCCGTTCGAATGTTTCAATCTAGTTAGTGTTGATTGTGGTATTCAAATATGAGaggagaagtaagaagaaaataaATGAATGGTTTAGTAGAGGCAAGTGTTGAACACTTTCTCCTTAAAAAGAATTTGCCCCTCACAATGTGCTAGAGGTTTGTGGCAATCTTCtcccaagatacaactacaacacttgaataatgagcactcaaatattcaagttctatcacaaggaaatgaatgaactctctcttgttgaagaaggaagaagaagaagatgcaAAAAAATGTTATGTTGTGTATGTATTTTTGATTTTCAATAAATCAcacatttaatatttttcatgtgaaAAGACATGATCTTTCATTCATAGGGATGTCCTTTGGCCATTGTAACTGACCACAATCATCAAACAATGCCAAGGGAATGAAAAAACATCAGAAAAACTCGAAGAGACACGAAAAAATGCGAAGGGGCGCGTCCACGCGCCCGCGCCCGCGCGCTGCCGAGCGCTCTCTGCAGGAGCGCGCGAGCACGCTCGACAGCACTCGGCAGGTGCGCGCGCGGCTGCGGTCCCGGCACTGTTCATCACTGTTCAccgaacaaatttttttttcgttTCCGTCCCTTACATGTTCCAACTACTCGTTTGAAGTTCTTTCAACATTCAACGAACTCGTTTCGAGTTTAATTCAGAACCATCGAACTTATATTCGTTCATTAAGATTCGTTCTTCGTTTCAAATTTTTCCAATgaaacatattgatttatttgcttaattttcattcattaagcatcaaaattccaacaatcccccacatgaatgaaaTTAATTCATGAATGCTCGTGATTCATAAGAGAGAGTATATACGAAAAATTATCACATCAGGAGAGGTAGCTTTTGGCTTTGAACCTGTCCTAGTGGAATACAATCGGATTTACTAGGCCACGAAGTGAACTTGATGTCTTGAACTTCTTGGCGGTTCATGTAAAACCAAACAACTGTACCCACATGATAACCTTCCTTCCATTTCCATTTTGTTTTATCGGTTGTGTCCGTTTTGGCCATGAAACACATCTTGGCTTCATACGTGTTTCATCGAGGCGGCCCGTCCTCACACGTACATAGGTGAACTCTTTGTAAAAGGGTATCCTACTTACCCTGCTTTTTAAGCTACAGAATCATTAAAAGTACAATACTTAACCTCACTACCTTTGTAGGCAACTTCACTCATCGTCTTAGGAATGAGGAGTGATTCCTCAAGTTTTCATAACTTAGTTGTCCCATTGAACCAAGATCTTGGGATCTCCAATCAACAAGGTTGGGTTGCCACTATGAAAAGGTAGGTTTTAAACTCATTCCTCTTAATAGACAGTACATTTGATCTCTATTTAATGCTTTTGTAAGCGGATCCGCTAAG
It contains:
- the LOC142537974 gene encoding VQ motif-containing protein 4-like, giving the protein MEISMKIQETQNPSLINSHGFNSPTSNGFNTRSEPNNPYPTTFVQADTSSFKQVVQMLTGSAETTRMASRPDPVRSSIPPIKTGTRKDKLFERRNSLKNLKISPLCPGMVNGRPGFLSGYSGSPRNGTPEILSPSILDFPSLVLSPITPLIPDPFNRGTGTNSCDSSLNMEAEDKAIKEKGFYMHPSPVNTPRDSEPKLLPLFPLTSHPNGVDS